A genomic stretch from Sphingobacterium sp. ML3W includes:
- a CDS encoding acyl carrier protein, whose amino-acid sequence MISEKINEILVDEFEVDVDVIQPNLNLKDTLNLDSLDYVDLVVIIESNFGVKLVESDFANIQTFQDFYDLLKRKTGEN is encoded by the coding sequence ATGATTTCTGAAAAGATTAACGAAATACTTGTTGATGAGTTTGAGGTGGATGTTGACGTAATTCAGCCGAATCTAAATTTAAAAGACACTTTAAATCTAGATAGTTTGGACTACGTCGATCTTGTCGTTATCATTGAGTCCAATTTTGGTGTTAAATTAGTAGAATCAGATTTTGCGAACATTCAAACCTTTCAAGACTTTTATGATCTTTTAAAACGTAAAACCGGTGAAAACTAA
- a CDS encoding beta-ketoacyl-[acyl-carrier-protein] synthase family protein: protein MEQRVVITGMGIYSCLGTSLDEVKQSLQAGKSGIIFDTERKQFGFRSALTGAVPLPNLKNELNRRQRMSIGEETEYAYLATMEALKNADIDDTYLDQHEIGILYGNDSVSKAIIEAVDIVREKKDTSLIGSGAIFKSMNSTVTMNLSTIFRLKGINMTISAACASGSHSLGLGFNLIKSGMQDMIICGGAQEINKYAMASFDGLGVFGNDALPATTVSRPFDKDRSGLVPSGGAATLIIESYESAIRRGAPILAEILGYGFSSNGGHISTPNVDGPAIAMQRAIKQAEISPTDIAYINAHATSTPVGDANEAQAILRVFGENQPFVSSTKSMTGHECWMAGASEIIYSNIMMLNDFIAPNINFENPDEHSAKLNIVKKTLFKEFDLYLSNSFGFGGTNSALVIKKIKD, encoded by the coding sequence ATGGAACAAAGAGTAGTGATCACGGGTATGGGGATATATTCCTGCTTAGGAACATCTTTGGATGAAGTAAAGCAATCTCTTCAAGCAGGAAAATCGGGTATAATCTTCGATACCGAACGTAAGCAATTTGGGTTTCGCTCAGCACTGACGGGTGCTGTACCCCTACCTAATTTAAAAAATGAATTAAACCGTCGCCAACGGATGTCCATTGGCGAAGAAACCGAATACGCCTATCTGGCGACGATGGAAGCCTTAAAAAATGCGGACATTGATGATACTTATCTAGATCAACATGAGATCGGCATCTTATATGGTAATGATTCGGTATCTAAAGCAATCATTGAGGCCGTTGATATTGTCCGCGAAAAAAAAGACACCAGCCTTATCGGTTCGGGGGCAATTTTCAAATCAATGAACTCTACGGTGACCATGAACCTCTCCACCATATTCCGATTGAAAGGAATCAATATGACGATTTCAGCAGCCTGTGCTTCGGGATCTCATTCCTTGGGTCTGGGATTCAATTTAATAAAAAGTGGAATGCAGGACATGATTATATGTGGCGGCGCACAAGAGATCAACAAATATGCAATGGCCAGTTTTGATGGTCTAGGGGTATTTGGAAATGATGCTTTACCGGCTACAACAGTTTCGCGCCCTTTTGACAAAGACCGTTCTGGCTTGGTGCCTTCGGGTGGAGCAGCTACGTTAATTATCGAAAGTTATGAATCAGCAATACGTCGAGGCGCGCCTATCCTCGCCGAAATACTCGGTTACGGTTTTTCATCCAATGGCGGTCATATCTCTACGCCAAACGTCGACGGGCCAGCTATAGCTATGCAACGGGCGATTAAACAAGCGGAAATCAGTCCCACAGATATCGCCTACATCAACGCGCATGCGACATCAACACCTGTAGGTGATGCAAATGAAGCCCAAGCGATCCTGCGTGTATTTGGTGAAAACCAACCTTTCGTCAGTTCTACAAAATCAATGACTGGACACGAATGTTGGATGGCTGGCGCCAGTGAAATCATCTACTCCAATATTATGATGCTAAATGATTTTATTGCCCCAAACATTAATTTCGAAAATCCAGATGAGCATTCGGCCAAATTAAATATTGTTAAGAAGACATTATTTAAAGAATTTGATCTATATTTGTCCAATTCTTTTGGCTTTGGGGGAACTAACTCCGCCTTAGTTATTAAAAAAATTAAAGATTAA
- the fabG gene encoding 3-oxoacyl-ACP reductase FabG: MKCALVTGGSRGIGRAICIKLAQELGYHVLINFQHNENAAKETLVGIEATGGTGTILKFDVADHAAVTNALSQWEASHPEAVIEVIVNNAGIAKDGLFMWMSSEDWSSVINTTVNGFYHVTQFFIQKLLRQRYGRIINIISVSGVKGTPGQTNYSAAKAALLGATKALAQEVAKRNITVNAVAPGFIHSDMTANMDEKELKKLIPANRFGEPEEVANLVSFLASSKAGYITGEVININGGVYS, translated from the coding sequence ATGAAGTGTGCTTTAGTTACTGGTGGATCTAGAGGAATTGGAAGAGCAATTTGTATTAAACTAGCTCAGGAATTAGGTTATCATGTATTGATTAATTTTCAGCATAATGAGAATGCAGCAAAGGAAACGCTTGTTGGCATTGAGGCGACAGGTGGAACTGGAACTATTTTAAAATTTGATGTGGCAGACCATGCGGCAGTCACCAATGCCCTATCCCAATGGGAAGCCAGTCACCCGGAAGCCGTTATCGAGGTCATTGTCAACAATGCTGGTATTGCCAAGGATGGTTTATTTATGTGGATGTCCAGCGAAGACTGGTCTTCAGTCATTAACACGACTGTAAACGGTTTCTATCATGTCACACAGTTTTTCATACAAAAGCTTCTTCGCCAACGTTATGGTCGTATCATCAATATTATTTCAGTCTCTGGCGTCAAGGGAACACCGGGCCAGACCAACTATTCAGCTGCGAAGGCCGCTTTGCTAGGTGCTACCAAAGCATTAGCACAAGAAGTCGCCAAACGGAACATTACGGTCAATGCTGTAGCACCAGGGTTTATCCATAGCGATATGACAGCTAATATGGATGAAAAAGAATTAAAAAAATTGATACCCGCAAATAGATTTGGTGAGCCCGAAGAAGTTGCCAACTTAGTCAGCTTTTTGGCTTCTTCAAAAGCGGGATATATTACAGGCGAGGTGATTAACATAAATGGGGGAGTTTATTCGTAA
- a CDS encoding WG repeat-containing protein: protein MIIKKLTLGGLFILSCSITSAQQLARVQEKGLIGFIKKDGTFQIAPQYKDAQDQSEGKIAVYNGSKWGFVDKDANYIVQPQYDNARSFSQGMAMVKSSKGWQYIDSLGQEMKAISSKRVYEFNDGVAFYRDDSNLVGLINNKQEVVLAPTYDVIRPFKGGYAKIAKNKKWGIIDNLGKEIVAPNYDDIGDFNAGFVWAKKQNNWYIVSGQTEILVPAVSKIENIENPDFILVQQGNKVGFMTAEGKWAITATYDDARNFQHGLAPVKMNGKWGYVDNTGKMIIPVAYHDALSFSPEGLAAVKDGKWGFIDRAGKVVIPFQYDITAALTFKKQEKGFIDGLARVKLNGKWGFIDTKGNLLGNKWFDNAELFQN, encoded by the coding sequence ATGATAATTAAGAAGCTCACCCTTGGCGGACTGTTTATACTATCCTGCTCCATCACATCCGCACAGCAATTAGCTCGGGTCCAAGAAAAAGGACTTATCGGATTTATCAAAAAAGACGGGACATTTCAGATTGCTCCTCAGTATAAAGATGCACAGGATCAGTCCGAAGGAAAGATCGCTGTTTACAATGGTAGCAAATGGGGATTTGTAGATAAAGACGCCAATTATATCGTTCAGCCACAATATGATAATGCCCGATCATTCAGTCAGGGAATGGCTATGGTCAAATCCTCGAAAGGTTGGCAATATATCGATTCCTTAGGTCAGGAAATGAAAGCAATTTCCAGTAAACGTGTCTATGAATTCAATGACGGTGTAGCCTTCTACCGTGACGACTCAAACTTAGTAGGGCTTATTAACAATAAACAAGAGGTTGTGCTCGCCCCTACTTATGATGTTATCCGTCCGTTTAAAGGTGGTTATGCCAAAATTGCAAAAAACAAAAAATGGGGTATCATTGACAACCTGGGGAAAGAAATTGTTGCACCTAACTATGATGATATCGGAGACTTCAATGCGGGATTCGTTTGGGCGAAAAAACAAAATAACTGGTATATCGTGTCTGGTCAAACAGAAATCCTCGTACCGGCTGTTTCAAAAATTGAAAACATAGAAAATCCAGACTTTATTCTTGTTCAACAAGGCAATAAAGTAGGTTTTATGACAGCAGAAGGTAAATGGGCAATTACTGCTACTTATGATGATGCTCGAAATTTCCAGCATGGTCTAGCGCCTGTGAAAATGAATGGGAAATGGGGATATGTCGATAACACTGGTAAAATGATTATTCCTGTAGCTTACCACGATGCCTTATCTTTCTCTCCCGAAGGACTTGCTGCTGTCAAAGATGGCAAATGGGGATTTATCGATAGAGCGGGCAAAGTTGTTATTCCTTTTCAATACGACATTACAGCAGCATTGACTTTTAAGAAGCAGGAAAAGGGCTTTATTGATGGGCTTGCCCGTGTCAAACTCAACGGTAAATGGGGATTCATTGATACCAAAGGAAATCTCTTAGGAAATAAGTGGTTTGACAATGCAGAATTATTTCAAAATTAA
- a CDS encoding aromatic amino acid ammonia-lyase, producing MSSLAKHLDLKQFVQITYRNEHLAIDDDVWEKVDASHDFLLKFADNKIIYGVNTGFGPMAQYRIKDEDRIKLQYNLIRSHASGTGRLLDPLQVKSTILARLNTLTLGYSGVHRSAITLMKELINRNITPIIFAHGGVGASGDLVQLAHLALVLIGEGEVIYKNERIATMQAFEAEGLKPIQIVLREGLALINGTSVMTGIGILNWNQAQKALSWSIKAACAINEIVQAYDDHFSEALNQSKKHIGQQNIARKMRNHLASSLLIRKREDHLYSGENQEDIFKDKVQEYYSIRCVPQILGPISDTIDNVAAVLENELNSANDNPIIDVESKHVYHGGNFHGDYISLEMDKLKLVMTKMTMLAERQLNYLLNSKINEIFPPFMNLGTLGLNFGMQGVQFTATSTTAESQALSTSIYIHSIPNNNDNQDIVSMGTNAAMSCSQIIENSFEVLAIEFITLAQAIDNLGCQEKLAKETLSWYMDLRKLFPVFKEDQAMYPIIQKVKDYLINKNDN from the coding sequence ATGAGCTCACTTGCAAAGCATTTAGATTTAAAACAGTTTGTCCAAATAACCTATAGAAATGAACACTTGGCTATTGATGACGATGTCTGGGAGAAAGTTGATGCTAGTCACGATTTTCTTCTAAAATTTGCCGATAACAAAATAATTTATGGTGTCAATACCGGCTTCGGCCCTATGGCACAATATAGAATTAAGGACGAGGATAGAATCAAGCTTCAATACAATCTGATCCGCAGCCACGCATCAGGAACAGGGCGGCTCTTAGACCCATTGCAGGTTAAAAGCACGATTTTAGCCCGCTTGAATACGCTAACACTGGGTTATTCAGGTGTTCATCGCTCAGCGATCACATTAATGAAAGAACTCATCAACCGCAACATTACGCCGATCATTTTTGCGCATGGTGGTGTCGGTGCGAGTGGCGATCTTGTACAATTGGCCCATCTGGCATTAGTGTTGATCGGTGAAGGCGAGGTAATCTATAAAAATGAACGTATCGCCACCATGCAGGCCTTTGAAGCGGAGGGGCTCAAACCTATTCAAATTGTCCTTCGTGAAGGTCTAGCATTGATCAATGGAACTTCTGTCATGACAGGCATTGGTATCCTAAATTGGAATCAGGCCCAAAAGGCACTATCCTGGTCTATCAAAGCGGCATGCGCTATCAACGAAATTGTGCAAGCATACGATGATCATTTTTCAGAAGCGTTAAATCAAAGTAAAAAACATATTGGACAGCAGAATATCGCAAGGAAAATGCGGAATCACCTTGCCTCCAGCTTATTGATCCGAAAACGTGAAGATCACCTGTACTCAGGTGAAAACCAAGAGGATATCTTCAAAGACAAAGTTCAGGAATATTATTCTATCCGTTGTGTACCGCAGATCTTGGGACCAATTTCCGATACCATTGACAATGTCGCAGCTGTACTTGAAAATGAACTCAATTCCGCCAATGACAATCCCATAATTGATGTGGAGAGCAAACATGTATATCATGGTGGTAATTTTCATGGTGATTATATTTCACTTGAGATGGATAAGCTCAAACTGGTGATGACCAAAATGACCATGCTGGCTGAAAGACAATTGAATTATCTCTTGAATAGCAAGATCAATGAGATTTTCCCACCTTTTATGAATTTGGGAACCTTGGGACTAAATTTTGGTATGCAGGGTGTACAGTTCACCGCGACCTCCACTACTGCGGAATCTCAGGCCTTAAGTACGTCCATCTATATCCATAGTATTCCCAACAATAACGACAACCAGGATATTGTCAGTATGGGTACAAATGCCGCAATGTCCTGCAGTCAGATTATTGAAAACTCATTTGAAGTATTGGCAATAGAATTTATAACTTTAGCTCAGGCAATTGACAATTTGGGCTGTCAGGAAAAATTAGCAAAAGAAACACTATCTTGGTATATGGACCTTCGCAAATTATTTCCGGTCTTTAAAGAAGATCAAGCGATGTATCCGATTATACAAAAAGTAAAAGACTATCTGATAAATAAAAATGATAATTAA
- a CDS encoding NAD(P)/FAD-dependent oxidoreductase, translating to MNVEEVDILIIGAGPSGAVAAGYLQKQGAKIKVVEKSRFPRIVVGESLIPRVMDHFDEAGLFDALDAKGFEKKFGARFIRGEEICIFDFSDKFSPGWDWTWQIPRADFDLEMANELIRKGVDLQFETEVIDVQFMDEMSMTTVRNKEGVETTIKANFLIDCSGYGRVLPRMLNLDQPSRLSPHSAIFSHVSDVNRPVGQEGSLISFDILETQVWLWVIPFSNGNTSVGIVGPTSFIENLGADTTVALNKAIQLSDYYVKRFGDLPFIFEPRKLSNYSTAVSKMYGKGYALTGNSSEFLDPVFSSGVCFATESGILAAKLALRQVRGETVDWQSEFEDYMKEGIAVFTTYIQEWYTGNLQELFYHRPENPEVKRSICAILAGYVWDRNNLFVVKHDRAVKNLAHLIRMSKGEQYDSLC from the coding sequence ATGAACGTTGAAGAGGTCGACATTTTGATCATTGGGGCTGGTCCATCAGGAGCAGTGGCTGCGGGGTATCTGCAAAAACAGGGGGCGAAAATAAAAGTAGTTGAAAAGAGCAGATTTCCAAGGATAGTGGTTGGGGAGAGTTTGATTCCTCGGGTTATGGACCACTTTGATGAAGCAGGATTGTTTGACGCGTTGGATGCTAAGGGTTTTGAAAAGAAATTTGGTGCGCGCTTTATACGTGGCGAGGAAATCTGTATTTTCGATTTCTCTGATAAGTTTTCCCCTGGTTGGGATTGGACATGGCAGATTCCCAGAGCAGACTTTGATCTGGAAATGGCCAATGAGCTCATCCGAAAAGGTGTGGATCTACAATTTGAGACCGAAGTGATCGATGTACAGTTTATGGATGAAATGTCTATGACCACTGTACGTAACAAAGAAGGCGTAGAGACAACCATTAAAGCAAATTTTCTGATCGATTGCTCTGGCTATGGTCGGGTGCTGCCACGTATGTTAAATCTGGATCAGCCTTCCCGATTAAGTCCGCATTCGGCGATATTTAGCCATGTCAGCGATGTAAACAGACCAGTAGGACAGGAGGGGAGCTTGATATCTTTTGATATATTGGAAACGCAGGTCTGGTTATGGGTTATCCCATTTTCGAATGGCAATACATCTGTAGGGATTGTAGGGCCAACTTCCTTTATTGAAAATCTTGGTGCAGATACAACTGTTGCATTGAACAAGGCGATTCAACTTTCTGATTACTATGTGAAGCGTTTTGGCGATTTGCCTTTTATTTTTGAACCGCGCAAATTGAGTAATTATTCGACAGCGGTAAGTAAGATGTACGGAAAGGGGTATGCATTGACTGGTAATAGCTCTGAATTCCTTGATCCTGTATTCTCTTCGGGTGTGTGTTTTGCCACAGAGTCCGGTATCTTGGCCGCAAAACTGGCTTTAAGGCAAGTGCGAGGCGAAACGGTAGACTGGCAATCGGAGTTTGAAGATTATATGAAAGAAGGGATTGCTGTTTTTACCACTTACATCCAGGAATGGTATACCGGAAATCTACAGGAGCTGTTTTATCATCGACCGGAAAACCCAGAAGTTAAAAGAAGCATCTGTGCTATATTAGCGGGATACGTCTGGGATAGAAATAATCTATTTGTTGTGAAGCATGACCGTGCTGTGAAAAATTTGGCACATCTTATCCGAATGTCCAAAGGTGAACAATATGATTCGCTATGCTAA
- the xerD gene encoding site-specific tyrosine recombinase XerD: MDFSNWQVIKKEFEQFLKFERGLSINSIEAYLNDVSKFQIYCEDNGLVLNKVVRKDIQDFLHWLQEFNISPFTQSRLISGLKTFFSFLIIEHELDNNPTELLQAPRLARKLPSVLSIHEIDQLIAAIDLSSTEGQRNKTIIEVLYGCGLRVSELVNLKISNLFLDVEFIKVEGKGSKERLIPIGQQAIKHLRLYLDSIRPHIKIKNGNEDIVFLNRRGSALSRVMIFLIIKELAQKIGLQKIISPHTFRHSFASHLVEGGADLRAVQDMLGHESITTTEIYTHIDRDYLHSIITQYHPRS, encoded by the coding sequence ATGGATTTTAGCAACTGGCAGGTCATTAAAAAAGAATTCGAGCAATTTCTAAAGTTCGAGCGGGGTTTGAGCATTAATTCGATCGAGGCTTACCTCAACGATGTCTCCAAATTCCAGATCTATTGTGAGGACAACGGACTCGTTTTAAACAAAGTCGTACGGAAGGATATTCAGGATTTTCTACACTGGTTACAGGAGTTCAATATTTCACCTTTTACACAATCCCGCTTGATATCCGGGCTAAAAACCTTTTTTAGTTTTCTGATCATTGAACATGAACTGGATAATAATCCAACAGAATTGCTACAAGCGCCACGCCTGGCGAGGAAACTCCCCAGTGTATTGAGTATTCATGAGATTGATCAATTGATAGCTGCTATAGATCTTTCTTCCACGGAAGGCCAACGCAATAAAACAATTATTGAAGTTTTATATGGCTGTGGATTGCGTGTGTCTGAACTCGTCAATCTCAAGATCTCCAATTTGTTTCTCGACGTAGAATTTATCAAAGTGGAAGGTAAAGGTAGCAAAGAAAGACTGATTCCCATTGGACAACAGGCGATCAAACATCTCAGGCTTTATTTGGATTCCATTAGGCCACATATTAAGATCAAGAATGGAAATGAGGATATTGTATTTCTGAACAGAAGAGGTTCGGCTTTGTCCCGGGTGATGATCTTTCTGATCATTAAGGAACTTGCTCAGAAAATTGGGTTACAGAAGATAATCAGTCCTCACACCTTTAGACATAGCTTCGCTTCCCACCTTGTTGAAGGCGGTGCTGATCTAAGGGCTGTACAAGATATGCTGGGGCATGAAAGTATTACAACAACTGAAATATATACACATATAGATCGGGATTACCTCCATTCCATCATCACACAATACCATCCCAGATCGTAA